A stretch of DNA from Macrotis lagotis isolate mMagLag1 chromosome X, bilby.v1.9.chrom.fasta, whole genome shotgun sequence:
AAATTATGTAATAAGAGCAGTTAGAGTAACACCAGGAGATTTCTCACCTGAGAACTCTTGACCTCCTGCTATTATCGTGTCTAAGTTGGAGGCTGCATATCTCTATCTTACACAGGGGTGAATAAGGCACAGTCCTTACCCTTGGGAAGCTCCCAATTAAGTTAGGGTCATTGagctcattctctctctctctctctctctctctctctctctctctctctctctctctctctctctctctctctctctctgttgtcaGCCATGCTAGGTAACTGAGAGGGCCCTATATTTGGGAAGCCAGACCTGGAATTAGTCTTGGGGATGGTGGCTGGCAGTCTTGAGCCCTGAGAGTGAGCAGGCTTCTCCTCAACAGTGGGACTCACAGATGCTGAGACAGAGACCTCATTCATTGGGGGtgtgagggagggggaagaaggccCCAGGGCCTAACCACTGGGAAACCTCCATTCCCTTTCTTAGTCAGTGGATTAGGGAAAGGGGGTGGTTGGTAGAGTActgggccagggccagggccagggccaggggtAAATAAACTCAGGTCTGATTTTTAATGctttaaaagggaaaaacttGGGtcctaaaaaaatcaatctctctttcttctccagtggaaGAAGGGAAAGTTTGGGGCAAGGCAGGTAATGGATGTTTGTTTAGAGAGAAACCACAAGAGAAGCCAGTtggttgggggggaaggggagggagaaagctTAGACATAAGGAACCCCCAGTCAGCAGGGTGGGTAGGCAGCCCAGCTGGGACTTCTTTCTGACTTGCTCCCTTTTGGCCAAGACCAGAGTGGGTGGGAGACCACACTAagcagagcaggtagaaggaaggTGTGGGGAGGAGGAGGCCATGAAGCTCATCATCCTCACTGGGTTGGTCTTCTGTCTGATGGGCCTTTCTGGGGAGGCTAGGCTGACTGTGAGATTGATGACCAAGGAAGAGCCAGGGAGGAACGACTCAAGCAAAGAACCGGCCCTGCTAGCAACGGAGTGGCCTGACTTGAGTTCCCATGAAGGTGAGGAGAGGGGATGCTCAGGATCCTAGAGCTTTGGGGTGTGGGCTGAAGCAAAGGCAAGGAATCCCCTGAGGAAAGAAGTACCTAAGATGCTTCTCCAGGCAAGGTTAATTCAAGAATCCCAAACCAGAAGGCAGTCACTAAGCAACCTTTCATTTGACAATCCCAGAGTGAGACTTCTTGTACAAGAAGACCTGCTCCCCTCAGGGCTGAGGCTCCCAGATTAGCAGTGTGTGGAGGGGGAAcaagtcagaaaaaaagagggaacagCAGTAGATGATGGAATGGAGCATCAGAGGACTGTAAGGGCTCAGAGGAGGACAAGCCCCTTTGGGGAACAGAAGTGACCAGGCAAGGAAGACTGGGAGAAGATGGGACTGCAGCTGACTGTCAGTATCATTGGGATAGGCAGAAACaagtgaggagaggagagaacCTTCTACTTAAAGAAACCAGATAGGGcctgaagggaggaaggagagtggGCAATGAGGGCATAGCCCTGGCTGGACCTTGGGTCACTACTACATCCCCAGGAAATGGCGGTCCTAGTCATTGACCAGGGGGATGTCAGTGGCTAAGGAGACCAGTATAGGCCTGTGTAAAGAATGTCACCAAATGCCTCCAGAGTTCCCTCACTTGATGGAAGTGGAATTCAAATAACATTTCAGGAAACATTGCCATCAGAAATGTGCATATCTGTAATCCCCTGGATTTAAGTGATAGCCTAACTGGTATGGTGAAATccatctctctcacacacactacacacacacaccaatttatatgaattgattgtTTGGGTGCCTCTTTGTGTTAGAGTGACAGTGTGCAGTAGTGGAGAGAGGGTCTTGAGGTCatgaggatctggattcaaatcctgattcagctACGCAgatagccatgtgaccctgggcaagctgaatcacctctctgagcctcagtttccttatctgaaaatagGTTTAATAATACCACCTGCATTGAAATTGCTTTGCAATTTGCAACATTCCCTATGTTTCACATTCATGCCTAAGGAGGATTTATTTAAAACATCATCTTCCAGTGAGAATGAACTCTTACCAACACTCTATTCTCTTGATGTTTTAAACATGATCTAATTTTTATCTCTAAACCACTCTCGAAGGAATGTTGACCAGGATCTTTTTCTCCCTAATTtgcaaatgaaggaaatgaagttCAGAGAGAGTAAGTCATCCCCTCCAAATAGGTGCTAAGAATCCAAGGTCACTAGggcagggaagaggaaaggaaagaatatccTCCAAGGCCCTGTCTCTCCTGGTGCCCCTGAAGATTGTGGGAGGAGATAGGGAACTCTTATGCCTCCCTGGTCTCTGAATGATACAGACAGGTGactgggaaggaggagaggaggaaaggggaggaggggaacaaGGAAGTtgcctcctccttctttccctttcagtAGGACCAAGTAGAGTCTACCATAGGCCATGGTGCTATGCTTCCTGGGTGAATTGATTTGACTTGCCACAGAAATggtaggaggagagagaagagtcaCTCTCAGTTTGGGTAacttatttattcttatattaaCTCCAACTTGGTGTTAAAGGGCTACCAACCAGAGGATGCCCGTCTTGGTTGTGAGCCAGACCCAGCTCGGGGAGGTTGCTCATATTAAGAAGGGTGATAAGTGGCCTCCAGGATTTGAAAGGCTGTTCCACATAGGGAAGCCTTAGACTTGTTCTTCTCAGTCCAGAGGGCAAAGCAATGGGTAGAAGCTCCAATGAGCACTGCACTGCCCCAGAGTGGACAAGGCCACCTCCAGAGGGAATGGCTTCCTTCTCCTTAGACAGCTTCAAAAGAGACTAGTAGAGGTTGAACCAGAGGCCTTTCTCTgagctcagtttccttacctgtaaaatgatatGATTAGACTTGAGGATTTTTAAGATTCCTGTCACCTATAGAGCAGAGTAGGGGATGGGAGTAAGAACAAAAAaacagggaagagaaagggaaaaagaagaggaacagaTGAAAAAACATCCCAGAATGCTTTGAGATCACCACAAAAGGACAggttggactttttttttcctctgaaatgtTGGTTATAAGACTCCTCCCCATACCAACCCCCAATCTCACCCTCTCCAGTCTGATCTTAGATTTTCATCAGGGATATTTCTGAGACAGTCCCCAAGATAATGTAACTCATCTGCTCAGTTATGTCTGTGATATCTGGCCAAATCTAGTATATTCTTTTGCAGGGATGGTGAGACCCATGCTGGAGCAAAAGCACAAAGTGAAggttatagagaaggaaatggtatccCCAAGAACTAGCTACCAGAAAGCCATGAAAACTACTAAGATGGGCACTCACAACTATGCAGAGCTCAGCCAGGTCCCAAGGTCAAGTGGCAAATCTCCCTCTAGGAATCATAAGAAAGGACTCTCTCAGAGCAAGACTCATACCCTAGGGCTCAGGGAACAAGACAAGGCAATCTTTCTGAaaacagagaagggaaggagaaaagaaggaaaagtagagTTCTTATCATCAGCCATTAGCCAATCCAGGAAGAACAAGACACTGACTCAGAAAGTGACCCGAcccaaggaagagaagaagaacaGGAAATTAGGAGGTGGAGATTCCAAAAAAGTCAACATCAGGAGACAAGAAGTAAAGAAGACCATCAAAGGTAAGGAGGCAGTAGGACCAAGAGGAGGATGAGAAATCTATAATAATGAGAAACTGTCTCCCTGTCCCCCAGTTCAGTCAACCCCAGTAATTAGGCCACACTAATCCCATATAGTCAAATTTCATGAGGGATCTCTTATGTGTCAACTGGAGGGAGAGTCAAAGGAGGCTGAGGTTTCATTGGGGAAGCAGAGGTCTAGAGTCTGAGTAGTTGACATCGTGGGGAGTTCTGGGAAACCAGACGTGGATCCCAGGAGACTTGGAGAAGGGATCAAAACACAGCAGAGGGGAAAAATCTTAGTCTGGGAGGGAAGGTTCAATGACTTCCAACCATCAAGACACTTTCATTGATGACTCATATACTCCCAGAGGCAGATCAAAGCCAAAGATATTGTTAAGTCCCACAAACCTTTGTTTCCTTTGGGATACAGAAACCTCTCTACCAGAGATAAATCTGTGTTTCCCATTGCCCAGACCTCAGGTAACCATCAGCAGGGACCAAGACTGTCATATCTCCCAGGGAAACTCTGCAACCCCATACCCTAGGAGAAAGCCCCTCAGGAACAGCCAAATCTTAGAGTAGCCCTTTAGGCCTCACCTGTCTTCCCCCTCTGCTCCTTCTTCCTACTTCCAACATTATCAAATTCTCTTCCTGAAGTCTCACAAGGTTCAGTCTCCAACAACAACACCCTTCCTTTTAGGTGCTGTCTAGTCAGCCCCGGCTCAGAAAAGTTGCTACTGTAATCTACTCTCCAAACTCAGTTGCTCTGCCTTGCCTGCTTGGCTAACACTGGATCCTAGATCTAGAACTAGGGAGGGATCAGGAGACCATTCAGTCCAGCCACATCTCCCACCCCTTGCCCctggttttacagatgaagaaatggaaacctGAGGAGGGGACGTAATGGGAGTcaatacagttatcccttccccATCACAACTCTTCCCATTTTGGTTTCAATATATCGCTGATAGgcacaaaaaattaaatgagaattttggggGAATTTTGTGGAAGCTGTATACAACacagaaaagtttagaaactcagaaatgtataaaatagatGTATTAGCATTAAATAATAtcatcatattttctcttttgagacCATAATAATTTGAACTTCTtttctggtatgaagggaggacCAAAACATTTTATGAGGATTTATTAGGGGCTTGCCATGCCCCTAAGCCACCCCCCAactgaattctttcctttttgtaaaCTGCATTATTTTCCCTGACTCAGGCAATCCCCATAAATTCTAGAGTAGGCTCTGTTGCTGTTGGTTCACTGGGTACCCTTGACCAAGGCTTTGGTCTCTCAGGGCCCCATTTTTAGGTTGACTTCCTCATCTATGATCCTCTGACTCTGCCTTCCCCTACAGCTGCCACCTGGCAATTACAACAGAAAGCAACAACGGGCTGGAGCCAGAATATCCATGAAATGGAGAGTCTCTGGAAAGATTCAGGACCTGACCATGGTGATGCTCCCTTCCTCCAAAGATCCATTATCTTTCCATCTTTGAATTCTTCTGAGGGCATCATGCCCTCCCTCCCAGCCACATGTCACTTGTCTGAGACCACCATCTCCTGTGAAAATGTCAAAATGAAATCAATTCCACCCCTCAATGACCCAAGTCTGAAAACTCTCTTCCTGGCAGGTAAGCATCGAGGACCACAGAATCCCCAGAAAGCAGAGGATACAAGGTGGCTGCATCATCTTGGGCTCTGGGagtcagtttccccatttgtagaATGATAAGAATTATGGTCCCTTCTTACCCACAAAGTAGcctgaggatcaaaagagatgcAGAAAGTATTTAGGGGCACAAATCATCATCCAGATGCAAGAGGGTATTATTAGACTATCATTATCAATACTATCATTAATAATACTTCCTTTATGGGGATACATTTCCTTATGGGATCATGTATCTAAAGccagaagagatcaaagaatgcctcactttacagatgaggaaactgaggccaaaagaagTTAGGTAATTTACTCAAGCTCACATACCTAGCAAATAGTcatgataggatttgaacccagagtctTTGACTTGAAATTCACTGTTCCAGTGAACTAAGCCCATCCCACAAGTTTGATAGGCACACCACCACCCCAGAAAGCTTTAAAGttaataaagtactttgcaaagatTACTTTCCTTGAGCTCTACAACTTTCCTGTGAGGAAGGTAGAATAGGTCTCATTAGTTTCCTTTTCcatgtggggaaactgagtctcagaaagggCAAGCAATGTGCCCTGGATCCCACAGGTAacgactgaggcaggatttgaacccaggtcttccagactcccaAGTCCAGCACCCTGGTTGCCCACATTGTGGAACAAAGCTCTGGCTAGTCTGATCAAATGGAAATACTTAAAATAAGGGCCAGATAGTCTGGTTTCTGAGCATAGATAGGCCTTGTTCAATCTGGAGAGGTTCAGCCTCAAATGTGCCATAGCCCCTGGTAAACTTAGATCCTGGTGCTGTTGAGGGGGATAACCTAGTAATCTGATCATCCTTTTAGAACCCAGGTGGTCTAGCAAATATAGGGCAGATCTAGGaggtgggatgggggtgggagtggaATGGAAAAGAAGTTAGAAACTGAATGGTAAAAGGtggtggttttcctttttttcccccctagagAATGAAATTTCCAAAATTCCACCTGAGACCTTCAATGGAGTGCCCAACCTGGAATGGCTTGATCTGAGCAAGAACAAATTGGACAACCAAGGCCTGCACCCTGATGCCTTTAAGGCATGTGACCCTAGGTCCTACTTAGTCACTAATTAAGGAGTGTGGGGGTGGGGGCGGAGGGAGAATGACCCAGAAGTGTTACAGAGGCTGATTTGAAGTGTTTGGGGGAAAGCCAGGCCCCTTTCATTCAATAACTCTTCTACAGCCCATCAGGGGCCTAAAATCCCACCATTGCAACTTTATTCTTCTGGCTTATGCTTGATTCCATGGCTTACTCAAGGTACTAAAGAATTGGGAAGGGAAAGTTTGGGGGTAAGAGGAGGCATCACAGTGAAGGCCCAACAGGCAGGAGCTCTAGACTCtagtcctttcttttctttctttctttctttctttctttctttctttctttctttctttctttctttctttctttctttcttctttcttctttcttcctttcctttctttctttctttttcttcttttttcttcttattattcccttttcttctcttctcttttcttttctttcttctttcttcctcttctttcttcttctcttcttgttcttctcctcctcctcttcctcctccttctcctccttccccttttccttctcctctttctccttctcttccttctccttctctttctcttcctttcccttttccttctctttctgcttctttgttctccttctctctctcttcttctcctccttctctcttcttcttcttctctttcttctccttcctcttctccttttccctcttctctttcttctccttctcctttcccttctcctcttcattcttctccttctcctcctcctcctcctccaaggTAGGTGTGCCCTTACCATTGTAACCAGTGATTTTCCAGTTTCTAGAATACTTGTAATAGGGTCTGCTGTGGGCCCACATAGAAATTTGCTTCCAGAAATTTGCAGTGTTCTGAAAAGGGGATGGATAAGACCCCTCTATCATTGCAATAACTTGGGAACTGATAGGAGCCAAACTTCTGATCATGAATCCCCTTCACCCCACATTTAAGCATCTAGCCTCTTCTTGTTCAAAGGAGCATGGATAGATCTAGGACCAATAGAggcttcagaggtcatctaacccAACCCCATtcacagagggggaaactgaggcagaaatatGGCAtgaagtcacacaactattagGAGACACACACCTCCCATGTACATTTCCTATGGCAGGCCCAAGGTTTCTCTTCACTCTTCCTTGATCACCCTCATAGGTAACACAATAGTCCTAATTATAATTCCATATCTTCCATATTGAATTTGCAGCACAaacataagcatatatatatatatatatatatatatatatatatatacataatggtCGACACTTAGAATTATACTCAATTCATGCATTATTTGAACACTGATAGTAGCTATTTAGATGACATCTTATTGGTGACTGAAACAACCTTACTAGAGGCAGGCATAACTCTCATGCCTATTATGCAGGTGAGAGAACTGAGTCTCAGAAGGGAAGTGACCTACCCAAAGGCACTCAGTCTAAGGGAGCCATAGGCCTCACACTCAGGCCTTTGGACTTCTGATCTGGCAGCTCTTCCTCTTTGACTTCTGGTCTCTGAGCAGCTAATATATGTTCCTCTATAGAACCTGACTCGGTTGAAGCGTCTGAACTTGGATGgaaattttctttctactattcCTGAATTACCAGGATCTCTCCAAGAGCTCAAGGTCAATGACAACATCCTCCGGGGCCTTCAAAGGACCAGTTTCCGTGGTGAGGGCAAGGATCACAAGGGGCTATTGGACCTTTGGCATCTGCCCCTACTTCCCCTGAGGGATTGATTGGTCCCCATCAGGGAAGGAATCTAGAGTATTTTCAACTAACACCCAGAGGCTAGTGTCCCTAATGGGAGGTATGAAGTTTGGGATAGtagaaaggaaacaaagtaaCTAAAGTTCAAAAGTTATGACTTTTAGCAAGTCAAGTCCCCTCCCGAGGCCTCAGTTCCCCCTcttcatttctgtaaaatgaagaagttagtCTTCATGGTCTCTCAAATCCTTTCCAGTTATAGTTCTCTGAATCATCACTGGATAATCCTTAGCAATGAAACAGACCCTAAAGGATTCTGGGCTTAAACTTGGAGATGTTGTTTATCCCTCCCTTTGTCTACCTCTCCTGGGGCCCTCCTCAGGCTGCAATGCTCACAAGCTCAGGTTCACAGGGGCTCTTTTCCCCAGGGCTCACCAAACTGTTGACCCTGGAAGCTGAAGGAAACCAGCTGCACGATGGGAACATCTATCCTCTGGCCTTCCAGCCTCTGAAGAACCTAATGTATCTGAGACTGGACAGAAATCGCCTCCGAGGCATCCCCCAGGGCTTGCCTGCTTCTCTTCAGGTGAGGGCAAGAGTCCTTTCTGGGCCCAAGGTCCTTTGGAAGGGTGGAGTAGGGGGGAAGGCAACCCTCTACATGCGCCTGGTGAAAGGAAGGGGGGAGGTCACCTCCTATGACACAACAGAATGGCCCTGAATACTTGAGATTTTTTCCATAATCCTAGTGTTTCTTACTTTAAACAAAACTGATACATGCCAATCCGAAGAGACAACTGAGAAATTAGATAGTGAGGAGGCATTTACAAAAGGTTTCCCTTGATGAGAATCAGCTCTCCCAGGGTTCCATTGATAAAGCTTCATGATGTGtgaaaagaacattagatttggagtcaggagtcctgggttcaaattctacccactatctggacctcagtttccttttctgttaaatgaGGGACCTATACTTCTAGCTATAGAATTAGGCTTCaatggggccatctccagttgtcctgatctatatctg
This window harbors:
- the LOC141499765 gene encoding extracellular matrix protein 2-like produces the protein MKLIILTGLVFCLMGLSGEARLTVRLMTKEEPGRNDSSKEPALLATEWPDLSSHEGMVRPMLEQKHKVKVIEKEMVSPRTSYQKAMKTTKMGTHNYAELSQVPRSSGKSPSRNHKKGLSQSKTHTLGLREQDKAIFLKTEKGRRKEGKVEFLSSAISQSRKNKTLTQKVTRPKEEKKNRKLGGGDSKKVNIRRQEVKKTIKAATWQLQQKATTGWSQNIHEMESLWKDSGPDHGDAPFLQRSIIFPSLNSSEGIMPSLPATCHLSETTISCENVKMKSIPPLNDPSLKTLFLAENEISKIPPETFNGVPNLEWLDLSKNKLDNQGLHPDAFKNLTRLKRLNLDGNFLSTIPELPGSLQELKVNDNILRGLQRTSFRGLTKLLTLEAEGNQLHDGNIYPLAFQPLKNLMYLRLDRNRLRGIPQGLPASLQELHLDTNHIEEINEHVLNKSRSLSLLVLSNNRIQEDRIAPRAWIDLPKLESLDLSHNHLVHVPSFLPRVLRRLTLHHNQIERIPGYVFAHMKPGLEFLHLSHNILQDDGIHSVSFLGLRWSLAELLLDNNQLQAIPRGILGLKGLQVLRLSHNKIRHVPLNSVCDTRVTQDSNLVSMHLENNFIDRRQIPPTAFSCIKAYHSVVLKPQQNEEEY